The genomic region CCTGGGCGGAGGGTGAAGCGGCGGTGTACATCGGCGGCGAGGAATGCAGGGTCTGCCACAAGGGACAGGAACGCAGCTACCTTGCCGGCCGGCACGGAAAGATCTTCACGCTCAATCCTCGCAACGGGATGGAGGCGCGAGGCTGCGAGGCATGCCACGGCGCCGGTTCCAGGCATATCCAGGTAGTGGGAGAACTCGATTACAGCGGACCGCTGCATATCCGCGCATTCAAGGATCCCGTTACCGCGGCCGAATCCAGCAGGGTATGTCTCGATTGCCACGAGAGGGGCGAGCGCATGCACTGGCGAGGAAGCACGCATGACATGCAGGGGATCTCCTGTACCTCCTGTCACACGATTCACGGCGCATCACCCGTGCCGACCATGGAGATCTGTCTCGACTGCCATAAATCGCAGCGCGCGAAAATGCAGCGGTCATCGCATATGCCGCTGCGTGAAGGGAAGGTCACATGCATGAATTGCCACAATCCGCACGGCGGACCAGGACCCGGACTTCTCAAGGCGGCCTCGGTCAATGAAACCTGTTACCAGTGTCACGCGGAAAAACGCGGCCCCAATATCTTCGAGCATCCGCCCGTGCGGGAGGATTGCGCCAACTGCCATGATCCGCATGGCTCCAACAATCCACGCCTGCTGAAAAAACGCCTGCCCTATCTGTGCCAGGAATGCCATTCGGTGAGCGGGCATGTGGGGACACTGTATGAAGGATCCGACCTGGAAAATCCGGCCGTCCGGCAGTTGCGCGGCAAGGCCTGCACCAATTGCCATTCGAGGATACACGGATCGAATCATCCGGCCGGTGCGAGATTCCAGCGTTGAACAGACATGATCAGATAAAACACGGGTATGAGTCCGGGTCTGGGCCGGTCCGGTGCAGTTTGACCCGGCCCGGAATGTTTTGCGTCTGCATCCTACATGGAGCCGCCGTAATGGGGGCGGATGGGAGCTATCAACACAATACAGCGGAAATTGGCGCCGCCGTCGTCGGGATGGATCACGCCAACAGCAGCTACGGTGAATACTCGGGCATCGGTGACAATGATGCCTACCTGGTTGGTAATCTGGAGGGTTTGTCCGAGCAGGGGGCCTACTACTATCGCCTGCAGGCAAACGATCTCGGGCTGGATTCCAGGCGGCTTGATCTGTCGGCCGGAAAACACGGCGGCTACGCGCTTGAATTCATCCACGACGAGATACCGCACCTGATCTCCAGCGATGCCCGCACGCCGTTCGAGGGCGCTGGTGGAACGCGGCTGGTATTGCCGGCAGGATTTGTCCAGTCCACGACGACATCAGGGATGACTGCGCTCGAAGACAGCCTGAAAACGCTGGATCTCCGTACGGATCGGACCAGAAACCAGTTCCGCGTGACTGAGGATTTCGCCCGCGGGTGGCGCGCGAGCCTGTCCGTCCGGCGCGAGGACAAGGAGGGCGTGCAATCCCTGGGCGGACTCACGGCGCAGAATGCCGGCCTGGCCGATGCGACCATCCTTCCGCAACCGGTCGACTACCGTACCGAGGAGTTCTCTGTCTCCCTGGAGTACGCCGGCGAGGGCCGGCAGATGGAAGTCGGGTACCTGCTCTCGGTATTTCATGACAACAACGAGTCGATCATCTGGGATGTGCCGTTCCTGAAGGCGAATCCTACCGCGCTGGATTACCCCGCCGTAGCCCGCATCGGGCTGCCGCCCGACAACACCTACCAGCGCCTCACCGTGAGCGGCGGGATGAACCTGCCGGGGTCGACCAGGCTCTCCGGGATTGCGGAAGCAGGACAGATGAGGCAGGACGATGCCTTCCTCCCGTATTCGACCGTTGACATCGGCGGTACGGCATCCGCACTGGAGGATGGCGACGCACTGCCGCGCGAAAGCGCCGAGGCGAGGATCGACGTGCTCCATCTCGCGCTCAATTTGGCGTCGCGTCCGCTGTCCAGGCTCGGTGTCACTGCCCGCTATCGCTATTACGGGACCGACAACAAGACCCCGTATACGCTGTTCGATCGAGTGATGAATGATACCGTGCCTCAGTCGACAACAGATGATATCTATAGTCGTCCCTATGATCGCGCGCGTTCGACGTTCGAAGTCGGTGCCGGGTAC from Gammaproteobacteria bacterium harbors:
- a CDS encoding DmsE family decaheme c-type cytochrome — encoded protein: MARPRGVLFLLLLFLYCGWAWAEGEAAVYIGGEECRVCHKGQERSYLAGRHGKIFTLNPRNGMEARGCEACHGAGSRHIQVVGELDYSGPLHIRAFKDPVTAAESSRVCLDCHERGERMHWRGSTHDMQGISCTSCHTIHGASPVPTMEICLDCHKSQRAKMQRSSHMPLREGKVTCMNCHNPHGGPGPGLLKAASVNETCYQCHAEKRGPNIFEHPPVREDCANCHDPHGSNNPRLLKKRLPYLCQECHSVSGHVGTLYEGSDLENPAVRQLRGKACTNCHSRIHGSNHPAGARFQR
- a CDS encoding MtrB/PioB family decaheme-associated outer membrane protein; protein product: MGADGSYQHNTAEIGAAVVGMDHANSSYGEYSGIGDNDAYLVGNLEGLSEQGAYYYRLQANDLGLDSRRLDLSAGKHGGYALEFIHDEIPHLISSDARTPFEGAGGTRLVLPAGFVQSTTTSGMTALEDSLKTLDLRTDRTRNQFRVTEDFARGWRASLSVRREDKEGVQSLGGLTAQNAGLADATILPQPVDYRTEEFSVSLEYAGEGRQMEVGYLLSVFHDNNESIIWDVPFLKANPTALDYPAVARIGLPPDNTYQRLTVSGGMNLPGSTRLSGIAEAGQMRQDDAFLPYSTVDIGGTASALEDGDALPRESAEARIDVLHLALNLASRPLSRLGVTARYRYYGTDNKTPYTLFDRVMNDTVPQSTTDDIYSRPYDRARSTFEVGAGYRVAAGFNLKADYKHEDTDYDRHRPVRGTAENTLKAGVNGNFGDVSGRVGYVHAQRDAEDYDGFLSYSTLFDSLSCPSIVTVDPDPDTGGSTQVDTCFRNHPDFRQFDLASRERNRYYASVIYAPDEKVQIGLDVADSRETFRDNILFDDTYLGLTSDDGMTATLDVGYTPEDSWSVSAYVTRELMDSSQTGRAFGGAASTVIDSSLNWTADFDDEITTVGIQGGFDMLHEMLHVTMDYAYTKAKSRIRFTAGSGVTYEDMPEDGSERHAASLRAVYRVSDNISYGVGFGYERFRSQDWALDSVEAGGTALNDVLLLSGPQEDYRAYLGSVSVIYSW